One window of the Dermacentor andersoni chromosome 10, qqDerAnde1_hic_scaffold, whole genome shotgun sequence genome contains the following:
- the LOC126530271 gene encoding uncharacterized protein yields the protein MFTLPLLLCMLAVASVFSSNSSDYAEDPKHYDEQNYSDMQSVNETIFILQRNYKNNTPFRCISGTKYRVVGESITEYTLKARWPNGTYISYKVNMTATTTGNHTCPNAVFYQEDPTEDAMNHKIVTMDTNHTCFVVVRDNNATQHECYLAVTASAADRNVSSRCQTVYTTYCPGPSVILYNSTCQQETS from the exons ATGTTTACTCTTCCACTCCTTCTCTGTATGCTCGCTGTAGCAAGTGTTTTTAGTTCAAATAGTAGTGACTACGCAGAAGACCCAAAACACTACGACGAGCAGAATTATTCTGAC ATGCAATCTGTGAACGAGACAATTTTCATTCTGCAAAGAAACTACAAGAATAACACTCCGTTTCGCTGCATCTCTGGCACGAAATACAGAGTAGTCGGAGAAAGCATAACTGAATACACGCTAAAAGCAAGATGGCCAAATGGGACATA CATCAGCTACAAAGTCAACATGACCGCTACTACAACCGGTAACCACACGTGTCCAAATGCGGTATTCTACCAGGAAGACCCAA CTGAGGATGCAATGAATCACAAGATTGTCACCATGGATACCAACCACACATGCTTTGTCGTGGTTCGAGATAATAATGCTACACAACACG AGTGCTACCTTGCAGTGACGGCGAGCGCAGCAGACCGAAACGTTTCCAGTCGATGCCAAACCGTATACACCACTTACTGCCCTGGACCAAGTGTAATCCTTTACAACAGTACTTGCCAGCAGGAGACCTCGTAG
- the LOC126516176 gene encoding uncharacterized protein: protein MEAPSETTMIVDNHMCVQVQGTEISPEEYHSDAGWTLAGERMSRLRQRTPTSGKPDGPAGSQTSTRSKFYKNARASAIKAARMPAMPLEETKIVVRPRGGLDIVKTGTTTVAAAILTAAKITSEESAADTICPNTQQNIMVVSTPNEDNAARYAKIQEISIQGKPYEVSAYRTAPHDTVKGVIRGIPIDASAEELDRKIVNERNPLAVASKRIGSTTTAIVVFQGPKVPNFVRYGVTLIPCRLYKKQIDVCQQCGRVGHRKDVCPTPTIKTCLACGLANPTEDHPCIPKCQLCGGEHPTGDRTCKAKYKVPYVVRKRQWQRRRAERQLLSESDFPPLDKPPAARKSRTPSENRAPKSRDSSCCKRSLSRKTSPSRERVSWVDAAKGNNIRNAQKTTETTKKEDINKVREANELLRQENAALRATINNLTKEIAEIRQLLLGNDEPLQRPTPSTSKAEETTTNIPEKAIEEPAPKKRAIEATRTQTENDRIDSLEAKFEATFSKLEQLITTNIAAVTALKQTMETYQADNTNRFAYIERTLQPMVGHPTFAPLFAHHPPNQGAPYTPTQSWPPTQHQQQQV from the coding sequence ATGGAGGCGCCCTCTGAAACAACAATGATCGTGGACAATCACATGTGCGTTCAAGTTCAGGGAACAGAGATCTCACCCGAGGAATACCACAGCGACGCCGGATGGACGCTCGCGGGGGAACGCATGTCGAGGCTGCGCCAGCGGACCCCCACCAGCGGCAAGCCCGACGGACCCGCcgggagtcaaacaagcacgaggtcaaaattctacaagaacgccagagcctcggccatcaaggcagcacgcatgccagccatgccactagaagaaaccaagatagttgtcagacccagagggggactggacatcgtcaagaccggcaccaccaccgtcgctgcggccatactcactgcggccaagatcacgagcgaggaaagcgccgcggacaccatctgccccaacacacaacagaacatcatggtcgtaagtacacccaacgaagacaacgcggcaaggtACGCTAAAATCCAGGAGATATCCattcaaggcaaaccctacgaggtcagcgcatatcgcacggcacctcacgacaccgtgaagggcgtcatcagaggcatccccatcgacgcgagcgccgaagagctagatagaaagatcgtcaacgagaggaacccgctagcagtggcctcAAAAAGGATAGGAAGCACGACCACTGCGATTGTGGTGTTCCAGGGGCCCAAGGTACCGAACTTTgtccgatacggagtcaccctgataccgtgccgcctctacaagaaacagatcgacgtctgccagcagtgcggccgagtgggacaccgcaaggacgtttgcccgacccccacaatcaagacgtgcctggcctgcggactcgcgaaccctacagaagaccatccctgtatcccaaaatgtcagttgtgcggaggcgaacacccgaccggagaccgaacgtgcaaggcgaaatacaaggtcccctacgtagtgcgcaagcgacaatggCAGCGCCGACgggccgaacgccagctgctgtcggagagcgatttcccgccactcgacaagccgccagctgcgcgaaagtcgaggaccccatcggaaaaccgcgcgcccaaatccagagacagcagttgttgcaagagaagcctcagcaggaaaacgtcaccatcacgtgagcgagtgagctgggtcgacgcagcgaaaggaaacaacataaggaacgcgcagaaaaccaccgaaaccacgaagaaagaagatattaataaggtccgggaggcaaatgagctcctaagacaagaaaacgcggcgttgcgagcgaccatcaacaacctcacgaaagAGATCGCCGAGATTCGTCAGTTGCTGCTAGGCAACgacgagcctctacagagacccacgccaagcacaagcaaggccgaggaaacgacaacgaacatcccggagaaagccatagaggaaccggcaccgaagaagcgagccatcgaggccacgcgcacgcaaacagaaaacgatcgcatcgacagcctcgaagcgaaattcgaagcgacattcagcaaactcgaacagctaatcacgacaaacatcgcagcagtgacagcactgaaacaaacaatggagacctaccaagccgataacacgaacagattcgcctacatcgaaaggaccctacagccgatggtaggccacccgacgtttgcgcccctcttcgcgcatcatccacccaaccagggagccccgtacacgccaacgcaatcatggccgccaacgcaacaccagcagcagcaggtgtaa